From Anopheles funestus chromosome 3RL, idAnoFuneDA-416_04, whole genome shotgun sequence, a single genomic window includes:
- the LOC125770799 gene encoding ATP-dependent RNA helicase DDX54, with the protein MSAVALDEVPGFTLHTAEVDYDDEVSGGKKGKKKCGGFQVMGLSAPLLKGIVKMGYKIPTPIQRKTIPLILEGRDVVAMAKTGSGKTGCFLIPMFERLKQREAKAGGGARALILSPTRELAIQTFKFIKQLGRFMDLKTILVLGGDSMDSQFAAVHTLPDVIVATPGRFLHLCVEMDLKLNSVQYCVLDEADRLFEMGFGEQLTETIQRLPESRQMVLFSATLPKLMVDFASAGLCQPVLIRLDVESKIPDTLDLKYIYCRPAERYATLLVLLRDVIPSTAQTVIFAGTQHHVELISLMLTKAGIPNSHVYSGLDASARKINTAKFTHHKVNVLVVTDIAARGLDIPTLDYVINLHFPGKPKLFIHRVGRCARAGRSGMAYSIFSNDDIAHLIDLHMFLNRPLDPDDRNIVGIVPPDTQETEHLLVQQYVQHVDLATAYRVSNNAYKQYIVTRPAASAASNKRAKQFKINELGVLEDFLRENAQPDSETKGKKSRKTESIVQKKDNKMQEVKSSAPPKVDADAFRNDFLARMKNYRPNSTIFELNPKANARELVAMTQKREADEAKIEKHKRKMAELEAEEQEKRQNKSTSEENEEPKRRKGPTRDEEHFIAYQAKDAVEEDGYAIDNFTRQANSAELSVVSDTAEGHRMHRQLQKWDRKKKKMVNVENPKAGKIRTEHGVWIAASYKTGRYDKWKERTKLDEKLMAEQAQQSDDEGDTAGKAGPIQMRNYPTTHWGRHNAKADLRKLRDLDLKTPEQIVKKRLDKETKMEKEKAARLKNIQRKKRALAKRKGGKGK; encoded by the exons ATGAGTGCAGTCGCACTGGACGAAGTGCCAGGCTTTACACTTCACACGGCCGAAGTGGATTACGACGATGAAGTGAGCGGAGGAAAGAAAGGCAAGAAAAAATGTGGCGGATTTCAGGTGATGGGTCTCAGCGCACCGTTATTGAAGGGAATTGTTAAGATGGGCTACAAAATTCCAACACCCATTCAACGAAAAACTATTCCCCTAATCCTGGAGGGGCGCGATGTGGTAGCAATGGCAAAGACCGGTTCTGGTAAGACGGGCTGCTTTCTGATCCCGATGTTTGAAAGGTTAAAGCAACGAGAAGCGAAGGCGGGAGGAGGCGCTCGAGCACTGATCCTTTCCCCGACCCGTGAGCTGGCCATACAGACGTTTAAGTTTATCAAACAACTGGGCCGATTCATGGATCTGAAAACCATTCTGGTACTCGGTGGAGATTCGATGGATTCACAGTTTGCCGCCGTTCACACGCTTCCTGACGTGATTGTCGCCACGCCGGGTCGTTTTTTGCATCTCTGTGTGGAGATGGATCTGAAGCTAAACTCGGTACAGTACTGCGTGCTAGATGAAGCCGATCGATTATTTGAGATGGGATTTGGTGAGCAGCTGACCGAAACGATCCAGAGATTGCCGGAGTCCCGCCAAATGGTACTGTTCAGTGCGACACTGCCGAAGCTGATGGTGGACTTTGCATCGGCAGGCCTATGCCAACCGGTACTGATACGATTGGACGTAGAATCGAAAATACCGGACACACTCGATTTGAAGTACATTTACTGTCGGCCAGCGGAACGTTACGCCACGCTGTTGGTGCTGTTACGCGATGTGATCCCTAGCACAGCACAGACGGTTATTTTCGCCGGCACCCAGCATCACGTGGAATTGATTTCATTG ATGCTGACCAAAGCTGGGATTCCGAACAGTCATGTTTACTCTGGACTGGATGCGTCCGCGCGTAAAATTAATACAGCCAAATTTACGCATCACAAAGTGAATGTACTCGTCGTGACAGACATTGCCGCGCGTGGTCTCGACATTCCGACGCTGGATTACGTTATAAATCTGCATTTCCCGGGCAAACCGAAGCTGTTCATCCATCGCGTCGGACGTTGCGCTCGTGCTGGCCGGAGTGGCATGGCCTATTCGATCTTTTCAAATGATGATATCGCTCACCTGATCGATCTTCACATGTTTCTGAATCGTCCACTCGATCCGGACGATCGGAATATAGTTGGAATCGTTCCACCGGATACGCAGGAAACGGAACATCTGCTAGTGCAGCAGTACGTGCAGCACGTTGACCTCGCGACGGCATATCGGGTGAGCAATAATGCGTACAAACAGTACATCGTAACCCGACCAGCAGCATCAGCGGCATCGAACAAGCGagcgaaacaatttaaaattaacgaACTAGGCGTGCTTGAAGATTTTCTACGCGAAAACGCACAACCGGATAGTGAAACGAAGGGCAAGAAATCGAGAAAAACAGAGTCGATTGTGCAGAAGAAAGACAATAAGATGCAGGAGGTGAAATCAAGCGCCCCGCCGAAAGTCGATGCGGATGCATTTAGGAACGATTTTCTGGCGCGTATGAAAAACTATCGTCCGAATTCGACCATTTTTGAATTAAACCCCAAAGCGAACGCCCGGGAGCTGGTTGCAATGACGCAGAAGCGTGAAGCGGATGAGGCGAAGATTGAAAAACACAAGCGTAAGATGGCCGAACTAGAAGCGGAAGAACAGGAGAAGCGGCAAAATAAATCGACATCAGAGGAAAACGAGGAACCAAAACGGCGCAAGGGACCGACTCGCGACGAGGAGCATTTCATCGCTTACCAGGCGAAGGATGCCGTTGAGGAAGATGGTTACGCGATCGACAATTTCACTCGCCAGGCTAACTCGGCCGAATTGAGTGTCGTGAGCGATACGGCCGAAGGACATCGGATGCACCGACAGCTGCAAAAGTGGGATCGTAAGAAAAAGAAGATGGTAAACGTGGAAAACCCTAAGGCCGGAAAGATTCGTACCGAGCATGGTGTTTGGATTGCGGCATCGTACAAGACGGGCCGGTACGACAAGTGGAAGGAGCGTACCAAGTTGGACGAAAAGTTGATGGCAGAACAAGCACAGCAATCGGACGATGAGGGCGATACGGCCGGTAAGGCGGGACCGATCCAAATGCGCAACTATCCGACTACGCACTGGGGGCGACACAATGCAAAGGCCGATCTGCGTAAGTTACGCGATCTGGATCTGAAAACACCCGAACAGATCGTGAAGAAACGGCTCGATAAGGAAACGAAGATGGAAAAGGAGAAGGCGGCACGGCTGAAAAACATTCAACGCAAAAAGCGCGCGTTGGCAAAGCGGAAGGGTGGCAAGGGTAAGTAA